The nucleotide sequence GCACATTGCAGACGAGATCGATATAGCAATGTTCAATCTGGGATATCTGCCGACGGGCGACCATCAGATCACCACGCAGGCAGACTCTACGATGAAAGCAATTTTGACGATGGTGCAAAAGTTATCGGTCGGAGGGATGGTTACCGTAGTTTCGTATTCAGGGCATGAAGCAGGTGCGAAAGAACAAGAAAGACTCTTTGCCGAATTGGTTCAGCTTCCTGTGCGTTATTATACGGTCAGCTCGTTCCGCATGATCAACCATAAAGAAACGGCACCGATGTTATTTGTAATAGAAAAAGTGAGGTGTGAAAACCGATGAAAATAGTACGTCATGCAAAAATAAAAGAGATCGTCGAACAAAATATTATTGAAACGCAAGAAGACTTAGCCGAAGAATTGCGTAAACAAGGTATTGAGATCACGCAGGCAACGGTATCGCGTGATATCAAAGAGTTGATGCT is from Selenomonadales bacterium and encodes:
- a CDS encoding class I SAM-dependent methyltransferase, whose product is MQRINSKTLAHMMLMPILGSAKCVVDATAGNGHDTVFLAEHSSDDCAVYAFDIQQDALDSAKRLAEERGVAEKVHLVLDSHENVGSHIADEIDIAMFNLGYLPTGDHQITTQADSTMKAILTMVQKLSVGGMVTVVSYSGHEAGAKEQERLFAELVQLPVRYYTVSSFRMINHKETAPMLFVIEKVRCENR